The Calditerrivibrio nitroreducens DSM 19672 genome window below encodes:
- the tsf gene encoding translation elongation factor Ts, with translation MAEITAALVKELRERTGAGMMDCKKALAETNGDIEQAIEYLRKKGLSSAAKKAGRIAAEGLIVDYVEGNTGVIVEVNSETDFVARNEEFVNFAKDVAKTVVKNNVNTVEELLASPFITGETVQDALNTKIAKIGEKIDIRRFKKLEGGLITTYIHLGGKIGVIVKLEGGDTALAKDICLHIAASNPLYLDNSSVDPEFIKKEEEILTAKQKEAGKPDNIIPNIVKGQIEKYLKEICLMSQPFVKNPDITIQQLLAEKNAKIAAYTRYQVGEGIEKKQENFVEEVMKQIKG, from the coding sequence ATGGCTGAAATCACTGCAGCATTAGTTAAAGAATTAAGAGAGAGAACCGGAGCCGGTATGATGGATTGTAAAAAGGCTCTGGCAGAAACAAATGGCGATATAGAGCAGGCAATTGAATATTTGAGAAAAAAAGGGTTATCATCTGCCGCCAAAAAGGCTGGTAGAATAGCTGCAGAAGGTCTCATCGTCGATTACGTTGAGGGTAATACAGGTGTAATTGTTGAGGTAAACAGTGAAACAGATTTTGTTGCCAGAAATGAAGAGTTTGTAAACTTTGCTAAAGATGTGGCAAAAACTGTGGTTAAAAACAACGTAAATACGGTGGAAGAGCTTCTTGCTTCACCATTCATTACAGGGGAAACTGTTCAGGATGCTCTCAACACAAAAATTGCGAAAATTGGTGAAAAGATAGATATAAGAAGGTTTAAAAAGTTAGAAGGTGGGCTTATCACCACCTATATCCATCTTGGTGGGAAGATAGGTGTTATCGTGAAGTTAGAAGGTGGAGACACTGCATTGGCAAAAGATATCTGCCTTCATATTGCGGCATCAAATCCACTTTATCTTGACAATTCAAGTGTTGACCCAGAATTTATCAAAAAAGAAGAAGAGATTCTCACCGCAAAACAGAAAGAAGCAGGTAAACCTGACAACATCATTCCAAACATTGTAAAAGGTCAGATTGAAAAGTATCTTAAAGAGATCTGTTTGATGAGCCAGCCATTTGTAAAAAATCCAGATATCACTATTCAGCAGCTTTTAGCTGAAAAGAATGCAAAGATAGCGGCTTATACAAGGTACCAGGTGGGTGAGGGTATCGAAAAAAAGCAGGAAAACTTTGTGGAAGAGGTGATGAAACAGATCAAGGGTTAA
- the rpsB gene encoding 30S ribosomal protein S2, whose amino-acid sequence MSHISMKSLLEAGVHFGHQTKRWNPKMSKYVFGKRNGIYIIDLQKTVQCFNQAYEFARDMSKQGAKFLFVGTKKQAQEATKGAAERCNSFYIHNRWLGGTLTNFETIKSRIKRLKELEEMFASGYINRFHKKEISMIKKEYDKLYKNLAGIKDMTDIPDVMFVIDIKREQNAIAEAKKLGIPLIAIVDTNCDPEQVDFPIPGNDDAIKACQLIADRIADGINEGRQMREEDLVTEIRSASVEEEDIPVDQIINFDNIDAKLEEFEED is encoded by the coding sequence ATGTCACATATTTCAATGAAAAGCCTTTTAGAGGCTGGGGTGCATTTCGGGCACCAGACTAAGAGATGGAATCCAAAGATGAGTAAGTATGTCTTTGGAAAAAGAAACGGGATCTACATAATTGATCTCCAGAAAACAGTTCAGTGCTTTAACCAGGCCTATGAGTTTGCAAGGGATATGAGCAAACAGGGGGCCAAATTTCTCTTTGTTGGCACAAAAAAGCAGGCTCAGGAAGCCACTAAGGGTGCTGCTGAAAGATGCAACAGTTTTTATATCCATAACAGATGGTTGGGTGGAACACTCACAAACTTTGAAACGATCAAATCAAGGATTAAAAGACTCAAAGAGCTTGAAGAGATGTTTGCATCTGGATATATCAATAGGTTCCATAAAAAAGAGATTTCGATGATCAAAAAGGAGTATGATAAGCTCTATAAAAACCTTGCCGGGATAAAAGATATGACTGATATCCCTGATGTTATGTTTGTTATAGATATAAAAAGGGAACAGAATGCCATCGCCGAAGCAAAAAAACTTGGCATCCCTTTAATAGCAATAGTAGACACAAATTGCGATCCAGAGCAGGTGGATTTCCCTATCCCTGGAAACGATGATGCCATTAAGGCATGCCAGCTCATTGCTGATAGAATAGCAGATGGAATTAATGAAGGTAGACAGATGAGAGAAGAGGATCTCGTTACGGAGATTAGATCTGCATCTGTTGAGGAAGAGGATATTCCTGTTGATCAAATAATAAATTTCGACAATATCGACGCAAAACTTGAAGAGTTTGAGGAGGATTAA
- a CDS encoding SDR family oxidoreductase: MKFTGKKIVITGASRGIGEATARLLAEGKNTLFLTSRTISKNKNLLSYLEEKGSVVYHFDADLSKLTDIKAMYDFFMSKTDSIDCLINNAGRGIYKPITEEKAETIKEIVDLNLTGLIYTTALFSPNLIKNNGTIINIASVAGRKGFMGLSTYCATKWGVVGFSESIRDELCSKNVRVITVEPGLVDTDWGEDLPDAFKQYKRSVNMLSSEDIAKTILFALEQPDHVSLNEILIRPTNQPR; encoded by the coding sequence ATGAAATTTACCGGCAAGAAAATCGTAATTACAGGAGCAAGTCGAGGTATCGGTGAAGCTACAGCAAGACTTCTGGCTGAAGGGAAAAACACTCTATTTTTAACATCAAGAACGATAAGCAAAAATAAAAATCTTTTAAGTTATTTAGAAGAAAAAGGTTCAGTGGTTTACCACTTTGATGCTGACCTTTCGAAACTTACAGATATCAAAGCAATGTACGATTTCTTTATGAGTAAAACAGATTCTATCGATTGCCTCATAAATAATGCTGGTAGAGGTATCTACAAACCTATAACAGAAGAAAAAGCTGAAACAATCAAGGAGATTGTGGACTTAAACCTGACTGGGCTTATATACACAACAGCCCTTTTCTCCCCCAATCTGATCAAAAACAATGGTACCATCATAAATATAGCTTCAGTAGCCGGCAGAAAAGGTTTTATGGGATTGTCCACTTACTGCGCCACCAAATGGGGTGTGGTGGGATTTTCCGAAAGCATAAGAGATGAACTTTGTAGCAAAAATGTCAGGGTAATTACGGTGGAGCCGGGGTTGGTGGATACCGATTGGGGTGAAGATCTACCGGATGCTTTTAAACAGTACAAAAGATCTGTAAATATGCTCTCTTCGGAAGATATAGCAAAAACAATCTTGTTTGCCCTCGAACAGCCAGATCATGTCAGTCTGAATGAGATACTCATTAGACCCACAAATCAACCTAGATAA
- a CDS encoding PTS system mannose/fructose/N-acetylgalactosamine-transporter subunit IIB yields the protein MRQRRIFRVDDRLIHGQVIEGWIKYYKLNNTSIVNDKVYADPIQQMIYRSVVPKGVNIFISTIKSFENEFLKIKNNDFLVLFESIQDLYTCRKLIDDSIEINIGCIANRPHKHQISDTVFLDASEIKLLCELRENHNISIKKLPWETSIEILNFNKLLDGEL from the coding sequence ATGAGACAACGCAGAATATTTCGAGTTGATGATAGGCTGATTCATGGACAGGTTATAGAAGGGTGGATAAAGTATTATAAGCTAAATAACACATCCATTGTTAATGATAAAGTCTATGCGGATCCAATTCAGCAGATGATCTATAGAAGTGTGGTGCCTAAAGGGGTGAATATTTTCATATCTACCATTAAATCTTTTGAGAATGAGTTTTTAAAGATAAAAAATAATGATTTTCTTGTTTTGTTTGAATCAATTCAGGATTTGTATACCTGCAGAAAATTGATTGATGATTCAATAGAGATTAATATCGGTTGTATTGCAAACCGTCCTCATAAACATCAGATTTCGGATACAGTTTTTTTAGATGCAAGTGAAATAAAATTGTTGTGTGAATTGAGGGAGAATCATAATATCTCCATTAAAAAATTGCCATGGGAAACTTCCATCGAGATTTTAAATTTTAATAAACTTCTGGATGGCGAATTATGA
- the uvrC gene encoding excinuclease ABC subunit UvrC, which yields MVINLDEIPDNPGVYTFIDKNGKILYVGKAISLKKRLSSYFNSSPKSPKTTQMLSLAHEVRYIITTNEAEALLLENNIIKNEKPKYNIRLKDAKSYPYIKLTVEEFQRIIITRDTSDKNALYFGPFVNVNGLRGILNEILKIFPIRTCSDGIFKKKKVCLNYQIKQCSGPCEEMISKEDYEKLVDEVKKLFTGKVSEIKENLKEKMFNYSKNLLFEEAAKIRDRINALESLFTRQGVVINDDRSFDIFILKEDQNFKIICSLFIRNGKLLSVKTEFIDDDDFDISLYILQLYSITQQPPESIGIIVNDTLIKNSDPLIEAVYKTTGHKVSLIRSIDKKILEIGIENIEVEREFFLKKQDNLKNALEKLNSLTNCDVNTIECVDISHLYGKNVVGASVCWSNGEFIKSRYRRYKITNETNDDFTAIYELMSRKANNILDGSEQKSDLYIIDGGVGQLNAALKAFKEKNVNAFIISISKGRGLKEQRFESEETIASIHLPNRKNPVKPKRNDPMLLLIEKIRDEVHRFVINYMRKSYEKILLKSGILDVEGIGEKRLKKILSTYPDILYREITKEELSKNCNLPLTISEKLIQYIKKIKDEVKK from the coding sequence ATGGTGATAAATCTTGATGAGATCCCGGATAACCCAGGAGTTTATACATTCATCGATAAAAATGGCAAGATATTATACGTAGGTAAAGCTATAAGTCTTAAAAAAAGATTATCGTCATATTTCAATTCATCCCCAAAGTCCCCAAAGACTACCCAGATGCTTTCTCTTGCCCATGAGGTAAGATATATCATTACCACAAATGAGGCTGAAGCCCTTTTACTGGAAAATAATATAATAAAGAATGAAAAACCAAAATACAATATAAGATTAAAAGATGCCAAGAGCTACCCTTACATAAAACTCACCGTAGAGGAATTCCAAAGAATAATCATCACAAGGGACACATCAGACAAAAATGCTCTATATTTTGGACCTTTTGTGAATGTAAACGGTTTAAGGGGTATTTTAAATGAGATTTTAAAGATATTCCCCATAAGAACCTGCTCTGATGGCATATTTAAAAAGAAAAAGGTATGTCTAAACTATCAGATAAAACAATGCTCCGGACCCTGCGAGGAAATGATCAGCAAAGAAGATTACGAAAAGTTGGTGGATGAAGTTAAAAAGCTATTTACTGGTAAGGTGAGCGAAATAAAGGAAAATCTAAAGGAAAAGATGTTTAATTATTCAAAAAATTTACTTTTTGAAGAAGCAGCCAAAATCAGAGATAGAATAAATGCTCTGGAATCTCTTTTTACAAGACAGGGGGTGGTTATAAACGACGATAGGTCTTTTGACATCTTCATCCTCAAGGAAGACCAAAACTTTAAAATAATCTGCTCCCTCTTCATAAGAAATGGCAAACTTCTAAGTGTTAAGACAGAATTCATAGATGATGACGATTTTGATATATCACTTTATATCTTACAACTCTATTCCATCACCCAACAACCACCGGAATCTATAGGAATTATTGTAAATGACACACTTATAAAAAACAGCGATCCCCTCATTGAAGCTGTCTATAAGACAACCGGTCATAAAGTCAGTTTAATCCGTTCGATAGATAAAAAGATCTTGGAGATTGGTATCGAAAATATTGAGGTAGAGAGAGAGTTTTTTTTAAAAAAACAGGATAATTTAAAAAACGCTTTAGAAAAGCTGAATAGTTTGACAAATTGTGATGTTAATACAATAGAATGTGTGGATATCTCCCATCTTTACGGTAAAAATGTGGTGGGGGCATCGGTGTGCTGGTCAAATGGGGAATTTATCAAGAGTAGATACAGAAGATATAAAATCACAAATGAAACGAATGACGATTTTACAGCTATATATGAATTGATGTCCAGAAAAGCTAATAATATATTGGATGGTAGTGAGCAGAAATCAGATTTATACATTATAGATGGAGGTGTTGGGCAGCTTAACGCAGCCCTAAAAGCATTCAAAGAAAAAAATGTAAATGCCTTCATAATTTCTATATCTAAAGGTAGAGGGTTGAAAGAACAACGATTTGAAAGTGAAGAAACAATCGCCTCCATCCACCTTCCAAATAGAAAAAACCCTGTTAAGCCAAAACGAAATGACCCAATGTTACTTTTAATTGAAAAGATAAGGGATGAAGTCCATCGCTTTGTAATTAATTACATGCGTAAAAGCTACGAAAAGATACTACTGAAGTCTGGAATATTAGATGTTGAAGGTATTGGTGAAAAGAGATTGAAAAAGATTCTGTCAACGTATCCTGATATTTTATATAGAGAAATTACCAAAGAAGAATTGTCAAAAAATTGCAATCTCCCTTTAACAATTTCAGAAAAACTGATCCAATACATAAAAAAAATTAAAGATGAGGTGAAAAAATGA
- a CDS encoding HPr family phosphocarrier protein, whose amino-acid sequence MDDLKTEVEIINELGLHARAAAQFVKVASKYKSEINIYKDGLTANGKSIMGVMMLAAPKGSKIVLHAKGVDAKDAINDLKMLIENRFGEEK is encoded by the coding sequence ATGGATGACTTAAAGACCGAAGTGGAGATAATAAATGAATTGGGTCTTCATGCCAGAGCCGCTGCTCAATTCGTTAAAGTTGCTTCAAAATATAAATCTGAAATAAATATATATAAAGATGGTTTGACGGCAAATGGGAAAAGTATTATGGGGGTTATGATGCTTGCTGCTCCTAAAGGTAGTAAAATTGTTTTACATGCAAAAGGTGTGGATGCTAAGGATGCAATAAACGATCTTAAGATGCTTATAGAAAACAGATTTGGTGAAGAGAAATGA
- a CDS encoding transposase, producing MMILHKKATITTNWRQFMIYEIAENVKRKILILTQNLNDYITRPQQKYMIEMVSGVFATKSLNLTSIAGYLNERCGVKHSLKRLQRNTFNYSTLLDISNAYNIDYAYNETKSDDRLIISIDGGDLTHDYGIGFELIGKVHDGSSNKVGYGYPLNHAVCYSPKSKRMFSLYIDVYSYKSSNFKSENAKTIEMLEKIGIRFKDKGLFVFDRGYDRGEILRYMLRNGLSFVIRSVGKRHLDYNGSRLSVLDICKDKINRRYKKGGISYGYAKCYYHGHAVTLISVRGNSSKNMLYFMSEGHISSSKEAYFRISSYFSRWKIEESYKFMKQQFGIEKCLVRRFESLRTLLGMVSFCWNVLSQIESDVMISKLLEDMAKREKYDNEDKKVCEFKYYRISDGIERVLRSYNGKIFHHRDKKYDCDYVMYFKIGYYLKFPEERKKIFGMGKMKRKKSLLVA from the coding sequence ATGATGATTTTACACAAAAAAGCAACAATAACAACAAACTGGAGGCAGTTTATGATATATGAAATTGCAGAAAATGTGAAGAGAAAAATTTTAATCCTAACACAAAACCTTAATGATTACATTACAAGACCCCAACAGAAATATATGATTGAAATGGTTTCAGGAGTATTTGCAACCAAGAGCCTGAATCTTACATCGATAGCAGGTTATTTAAATGAGAGATGTGGTGTAAAACATTCTCTAAAGAGATTGCAGAGAAATACATTTAATTATTCTACTTTGTTAGATATTTCTAATGCTTATAATATAGATTATGCATACAATGAAACGAAATCAGATGACAGGTTAATAATATCGATAGATGGTGGTGATTTGACACATGATTATGGTATCGGTTTTGAGCTTATAGGTAAAGTTCACGATGGTAGTTCTAACAAAGTAGGCTATGGATATCCGTTAAATCATGCTGTATGTTACAGTCCAAAGAGTAAGAGAATGTTTTCATTATATATTGATGTTTATAGTTATAAATCAAGTAACTTTAAAAGTGAGAATGCCAAGACCATAGAGATGCTGGAGAAGATAGGGATTAGATTTAAAGATAAGGGGTTATTTGTATTTGATAGGGGCTATGATAGGGGTGAGATATTAAGATATATGCTTAGAAATGGTTTGAGTTTTGTAATAAGGAGTGTTGGTAAGAGGCATTTGGATTACAATGGGAGTAGGCTTTCAGTATTGGATATTTGTAAGGATAAGATAAATAGAAGGTATAAAAAAGGTGGTATTTCTTATGGTTATGCTAAATGTTATTATCATGGCCATGCAGTTACATTAATTAGTGTAAGGGGTAATTCGTCGAAGAATATGCTTTATTTTATGAGTGAAGGGCATATAAGCAGTAGTAAGGAAGCGTATTTTAGGATTAGCAGTTATTTTTCCAGGTGGAAGATAGAAGAGAGCTATAAGTTTATGAAGCAGCAGTTTGGTATTGAGAAGTGCCTTGTGAGGAGGTTTGAGTCATTGAGGACGTTGTTAGGTATGGTATCTTTTTGCTGGAATGTATTAAGTCAGATAGAATCGGATGTTATGATATCCAAGTTGTTAGAAGATATGGCCAAAAGAGAGAAATACGACAATGAAGACAAAAAGGTATGTGAATTTAAATATTATCGGATATCGGATGGTATTGAAAGGGTATTACGGTCTTACAATGGTAAGATATTTCATCATAGAGATAAAAAATATGATTGTGATTATGTTATGTATTTTAAGATAGGTTATTATCTTAAATTTCCAGAAGAGCGTAAGAAGATATTTGGAATGGGCAAGATGAAAAGGAAGAAAAGTTTACTTGTGGCTTAG
- a CDS encoding PTS system mannose/fructose/sorbose family transporter subunit IID, which produces MANRLNRFFLLVRSLFYTGNFNIENMQGTGFRWLVDYVGKKGHYDISDELIKKEGEYFNTHPFFITFILGVWFKELNTEEGPDYWKKVYSSAFAAVGDSFFWHSFKVFCFLVMAIIGIYSPVAGLIVYLLLYNSFHFYLLFEGFKIGFKYGKNLITWFNLFRVNQWGQIFDAISVFLLGLLLSFLIKSEGIVTYWHYFLGASLLLLGLFFGKILNVTLTFILAIFGFGVLLLLRGL; this is translated from the coding sequence ATGGCTAATCGTTTAAATAGGTTTTTTTTACTTGTAAGAAGTCTTTTTTATACAGGTAATTTTAATATTGAGAATATGCAGGGTACTGGCTTTAGATGGCTTGTGGATTACGTAGGTAAGAAAGGTCATTACGATATTTCCGATGAACTTATAAAAAAAGAGGGGGAATATTTCAATACCCATCCCTTTTTTATTACGTTTATTTTAGGTGTGTGGTTTAAAGAGTTAAATACGGAAGAGGGTCCGGATTACTGGAAAAAAGTATATTCTTCCGCTTTTGCCGCTGTGGGGGACAGCTTCTTTTGGCATAGTTTCAAGGTGTTTTGTTTTCTTGTTATGGCAATTATAGGGATATATTCTCCAGTAGCAGGATTGATAGTGTATCTACTTCTATATAACAGTTTTCATTTTTATCTACTTTTTGAAGGGTTTAAGATAGGTTTTAAATACGGAAAAAATCTAATAACATGGTTTAATCTTTTCAGAGTTAATCAATGGGGGCAGATATTTGATGCCATCTCAGTTTTTCTATTGGGTTTATTATTGTCTTTCTTGATAAAGTCTGAGGGTATCGTAACTTACTGGCACTATTTTTTAGGGGCATCATTACTGCTTTTGGGGTTGTTTTTTGGTAAAATACTTAACGTGACATTAACTTTTATCCTGGCGATATTTGGTTTTGGAGTATTACTTCTTTTAAGGGGGCTATAA
- a CDS encoding thermonuclease family protein, whose amino-acid sequence MSRFLKRSLLAGFILIIFISLTYAEIIKGKVVGVSDGDTVTLLTEGNKPLKIRLAQIDAPEKKQDFGQKSKQSLSDLIYLKDVTVKVWDVDRYGRIVGQIFYNGLDVNLEQVRRGMAWVYFRYAKDPEYFKAMEIAKSKKIGIWSMPNPIPPWEFRKLNRNDNR is encoded by the coding sequence ATGAGTAGATTTTTAAAAAGGTCATTATTAGCTGGTTTTATTTTAATTATTTTCATCAGTCTTACGTATGCAGAGATTATCAAAGGGAAGGTTGTGGGGGTTTCGGATGGTGATACGGTAACACTTTTGACGGAGGGAAATAAGCCTTTAAAAATTCGTCTTGCACAGATAGATGCGCCTGAGAAAAAACAGGATTTTGGTCAGAAATCAAAACAATCCCTTTCTGATTTAATTTATCTAAAAGATGTCACTGTTAAGGTTTGGGATGTGGACAGATATGGTAGAATAGTTGGTCAGATATTTTACAATGGATTGGATGTAAATCTGGAGCAGGTGAGAAGGGGGATGGCATGGGTTTACTTTAGATATGCCAAAGATCCTGAGTATTTTAAAGCTATGGAGATTGCTAAAAGTAAAAAAATCGGTATATGGTCTATGCCAAACCCCATTCCGCCATGGGAATTTAGAAAGCTAAATAGAAATGATAATAGATAG
- a CDS encoding ADP-ribosylglycohydrolase family protein gives MNNKDAVSDCLHSSYTLDALNEINCYIKDRAAGIIAGNIIGDMLGAPLEESFVENRARPITLPEPADILLKKHLSSHNCTLYTDDTSMLLALTDSLSEKGAVDKDNEYRKYSNWFFNGEYTPFGKAFGYGRTTMRAIVEKSPGNQRTDNGNGALMRSSVISCFFYNRSREFIEKSSAESASVTHAHPVAIFTNIIYNIILRDLILGNSLEEALNYAYKYYYNVIEDINDIFFEPIYYQVTGYAVSTLQTAIWINFESSSFEEAITKAISLGGDTDTIAAVTGAIAGGIYGYLSIPDILKQLLQPLMEKYKFLRRFF, from the coding sequence TTGAACAATAAAGATGCTGTTTCAGACTGTTTACATTCCTCGTACACGTTAGACGCCTTAAACGAAATAAATTGCTACATAAAAGACAGAGCCGCCGGTATTATTGCGGGTAATATCATCGGCGATATGCTTGGAGCTCCACTTGAAGAAAGCTTCGTTGAAAATAGGGCAAGACCGATAACGCTACCGGAACCAGCTGACATATTATTGAAAAAACATTTAAGTAGTCATAATTGTACTCTTTATACAGATGATACCTCAATGCTACTTGCCCTTACAGATTCTTTGTCTGAAAAAGGTGCTGTAGACAAAGATAACGAATATAGAAAATACAGTAATTGGTTTTTCAACGGAGAATATACCCCATTCGGTAAGGCTTTTGGCTATGGCAGGACTACGATGAGAGCAATAGTTGAAAAGTCACCTGGGAATCAGAGAACTGACAATGGAAATGGTGCCTTGATGAGATCCTCTGTAATCTCATGTTTTTTTTATAATCGATCCAGAGAATTTATAGAAAAATCCTCTGCGGAATCCGCCTCTGTAACACATGCCCATCCAGTAGCCATATTTACTAATATTATATACAACATCATACTAAGAGATCTCATCCTTGGAAATAGCCTGGAAGAAGCTTTAAATTACGCATATAAATACTACTACAACGTCATCGAAGATATAAACGATATCTTTTTTGAACCGATATATTATCAGGTTACGGGCTATGCCGTTTCCACTCTTCAAACCGCAATATGGATCAACTTTGAGTCATCATCATTTGAAGAGGCCATCACCAAAGCCATTTCCCTTGGGGGGGATACCGACACTATAGCCGCTGTCACCGGTGCAATAGCAGGTGGAATATACGGATACCTTTCAATACCAGATATCCTCAAACAACTATTACAACCATTGATGGAAAAATACAAATTTCTGAGAAGATTTTTCTAA
- the ptsP gene encoding phosphoenolpyruvate--protein phosphotransferase produces the protein MNKFKGVAASEGIAIGKAFVFENSKPKVEKRIIPPSKVDAEIEKFKNAIAKTEDYINYTKELSSNNLDADYSFIFDVYLLFLKDTMLVDETINLIKSKFYSSEYALSKVSKNIIASFEASEDEYLRERKHDIEHITSKLLTFMGGDDFTGFDIDSNSIVISRDLSPSQLVYLIHKGISGFATDMGSKVTHTSIIARAVNIPAVVGLSNISDKLETGDIVILDAFDGFVIVNPTDEELMIYQKKKERYSTYIEGLKCDLYLPEVKTLDGHKVNLLLNIEINEELKTNILDISNGIGLYRTEFIYLTRGDVKEDEQFEILKEAVLASKGKPVVIRTFDLGGEKLSSLLPHPEEVNPALGLRAIRYSLRFKDFFTKQLRAILRVANFGDVSIMFPMVSSIHEIIQVKEILDEVRSDLKSKGVPYGDVKTGIMVEIPAAAIMADQFAKYVDFFSVGTNDLTQYTLGVDRNNEYVADIFEPIHPAVLSLLKMIKQAADNNNIEATICGEMAGDPLFIPVLLGLGYRNLSMSPTNILKARYVVTHLTIDKCRELLDRLEESYHKKMHYNILKMFMNEHYKEVNFYE, from the coding sequence ATGAATAAATTTAAAGGTGTTGCAGCTTCGGAAGGTATTGCCATCGGTAAGGCATTTGTTTTTGAAAATAGTAAACCAAAGGTGGAAAAACGTATAATTCCGCCATCGAAAGTTGATGCGGAGATAGAAAAGTTTAAAAATGCTATAGCTAAAACGGAAGATTACATTAATTATACCAAGGAGCTATCTTCAAATAATCTTGATGCCGATTATTCTTTTATATTCGACGTTTATTTGCTCTTTTTAAAAGATACAATGCTGGTGGATGAAACTATTAATCTAATCAAAAGTAAATTTTATTCTTCTGAATATGCCCTCAGCAAGGTATCTAAAAATATCATAGCCTCCTTTGAGGCTTCGGAGGATGAGTACTTAAGAGAGAGGAAACATGATATCGAACATATAACAAGTAAACTTCTTACTTTCATGGGTGGTGATGACTTTACCGGGTTTGATATAGATTCTAATTCCATAGTAATATCAAGGGATCTTTCACCATCTCAGCTTGTTTATCTAATACATAAGGGGATTTCAGGTTTTGCCACCGATATGGGTAGCAAGGTTACTCATACATCGATTATTGCAAGGGCAGTGAATATTCCCGCCGTTGTAGGCCTAAGTAATATTTCTGATAAACTGGAAACCGGGGATATTGTTATTCTTGATGCCTTCGATGGGTTTGTGATTGTTAATCCCACGGACGAAGAATTAATGATCTATCAAAAGAAAAAAGAGAGATATTCGACCTATATTGAAGGATTAAAATGCGACCTTTATCTTCCGGAGGTAAAAACGCTCGATGGTCATAAGGTAAACCTGCTTCTAAACATTGAGATAAATGAAGAGCTAAAAACGAATATTCTGGATATATCAAACGGAATAGGTCTATACAGGACAGAATTTATTTATCTTACCAGAGGTGATGTGAAGGAAGATGAACAATTTGAAATTTTAAAAGAGGCAGTATTGGCTTCTAAAGGTAAGCCTGTAGTTATAAGGACCTTCGATTTGGGGGGTGAAAAGCTAAGTTCTTTATTACCACATCCGGAAGAGGTAAACCCTGCACTGGGGCTTAGGGCTATTAGATATTCTTTAAGATTTAAAGATTTTTTTACCAAGCAACTTAGAGCAATTCTGAGGGTGGCAAATTTTGGAGATGTGTCAATTATGTTTCCGATGGTCAGTTCGATTCATGAAATAATACAGGTTAAAGAGATTTTAGATGAAGTTAGATCTGATTTGAAGTCGAAAGGTGTTCCATATGGTGATGTTAAAACTGGTATAATGGTGGAGATACCTGCTGCGGCTATTATGGCTGATCAATTTGCTAAATATGTGGATTTCTTTAGTGTCGGTACTAATGATCTTACGCAGTATACTTTAGGAGTAGATAGGAATAATGAATATGTTGCGGATATTTTTGAACCAATTCATCCTGCCGTTTTATCTTTACTTAAGATGATTAAACAGGCGGCGGACAACAACAATATTGAAGCCACCATATGCGGTGAGATGGCGGGGGATCCCCTTTTTATTCCTGTGCTTCTGGGATTGGGTTATAGAAATCTCAGTATGAGCCCCACTAATATTCTAAAAGCAAGATATGTGGTGACCCATCTTACAATTGATAAATGTAGAGAATTGCTGGATAGACTTGAGGAAAGCTATCACAAAAAAATGCATTATAATATTTTAAAGATGTTCATGAATGAACACTATAAAGAGGTTAATTTCTATGAGTAG